A genomic stretch from Kovacikia minuta CCNUW1 includes:
- a CDS encoding cytochrome c biogenesis CcdA family protein, with protein MAASTLSIGLAFLGGVLTVLSPCVLPILPILLGRSLQSHIYGPVALIAGLIGGFAVAGSLLGVSASWLTGLANGLRYGAIALLFILGLLALFPTWSYRLFSYLPLGRWIKEPMRLGLWGEFWLGTQLGLLWTPCAGPVLGGILVLAAVSHQVVSAFALLVVYGIGAAIPLLSIAYGGRTLSQRLLQVRSRSALLQRVGGVLIVSTAIAILLGWDVQIQLWLAPFFPNLSL; from the coding sequence CAGCTTCAACGTTATCCATCGGGCTGGCATTTTTGGGTGGTGTTCTGACGGTTCTTTCCCCTTGCGTGTTACCCATATTGCCAATCCTGCTGGGGCGATCGCTGCAATCTCACATCTATGGTCCTGTTGCCCTGATCGCTGGTTTAATCGGTGGATTCGCCGTTGCCGGAAGTTTACTGGGAGTTTCCGCAAGCTGGTTAACTGGATTAGCCAATGGATTGCGCTATGGAGCAATCGCCCTTCTGTTCATTCTAGGATTATTAGCCCTCTTCCCAACCTGGAGCTACCGACTATTCAGCTATCTTCCTTTAGGCAGGTGGATAAAAGAACCGATGCGGCTGGGGTTGTGGGGTGAGTTTTGGTTGGGAACTCAATTAGGCTTACTCTGGACTCCCTGTGCTGGTCCGGTATTAGGTGGAATCTTAGTCCTGGCAGCCGTGAGTCACCAAGTGGTCAGTGCTTTTGCGCTTCTCGTTGTCTATGGCATAGGAGCCGCCATCCCATTACTGTCTATTGCTTATGGCGGCAGAACCTTGAGTCAGCGATTGCTTCAGGTTCGTTCCCGTAGTGCCCTGTTGCAGCGCGTTGGTGGTGTGTTAATTGTTAGCACTGCGATCGCGATTTTGCTGGGATGGGATGTGCAAATTCAACTTTGGTTGGCTCCTTTCTTTCCAAACCTGTCACTTTAA